From a region of the Spelaeicoccus albus genome:
- a CDS encoding ATP-binding cassette domain-containing protein — protein MTDSGSESVLRVEGITKNFGPVKVLRGVDLHLEPGEVLGVVGSNGAGKSTLVKIITGYETPDAGQIYLDGVPVELRSVQDARRHGIETVFQDLALVDELSVYHNLFLNREMTSGGPFRLLNNRRMREDARRYLDEIQVNIPSVDVPVEKLSGGQRQAIAVARATRREDVKILLLDEPLAAMGAKEAKLIIDLVRSLARTRQVSMLVIDHNYTHIFELCDRVNVVEQGTVTLDKRTDETSLAELTEFMVTSYRQQIEEESA, from the coding sequence ATGACCGACAGTGGAAGCGAATCCGTCCTGCGGGTCGAAGGCATCACCAAGAACTTCGGCCCGGTCAAGGTTCTCCGCGGAGTCGACCTGCACCTGGAACCCGGCGAAGTGCTGGGCGTGGTCGGATCGAACGGTGCCGGCAAATCCACTCTGGTGAAGATCATCACCGGATACGAGACGCCGGACGCGGGTCAGATCTATCTGGACGGCGTGCCCGTCGAGTTGCGTTCGGTGCAGGACGCGCGCCGACACGGCATTGAAACGGTGTTCCAGGATTTGGCCCTCGTGGACGAATTGTCCGTCTATCACAACCTGTTCTTGAACCGGGAGATGACGAGCGGCGGCCCGTTCCGGCTGTTGAACAACCGCCGGATGCGGGAGGACGCCCGCCGCTATCTGGACGAGATCCAGGTCAACATCCCATCCGTGGACGTACCCGTGGAGAAGCTCTCCGGCGGTCAACGTCAAGCGATCGCCGTTGCGCGCGCCACCCGGCGGGAAGACGTCAAGATCCTCCTGCTCGACGAGCCGTTGGCCGCAATGGGCGCCAAGGAGGCGAAGTTGATCATCGATCTGGTACGGAGCCTGGCACGCACCCGTCAGGTGTCGATGCTGGTCATCGACCACAACTACACGCACATCTTCGAGTTGTGCGACCGCGTCAACGTGGTGGAGCAGGGCACCGTGACCCTGGACAAGCGAACGGACGAAACGTCGTTGGCCGAGCTCACCGAGTTCATGGTCACGTCGTACCGGCAGCAGATTGAAGAGGAATCGGCGTAG
- a CDS encoding ABC transporter permease, whose amino-acid sequence MSQAQELVIALIGVALVIFFSLYSPAFASISNLSTLSSYVAPIMIFGIAEVFVLTLGEIDLSVGEVYVLSPFLVIYLHDAGLGVIGGIIGTLIICALIGCINGLVTVRLGVPSFITTLGTVFAIKGIVLLASNGIQTNPVGTGSVVSIFGGWSYSSIIWALCIAIVGHFVFRHTSFGLHITAVGGNKTASGESGVKVGRVKVWCFMLCSLLGGLIGVLDGYRIGSLNPGTDGLTLMFYGVAAAVIGGTSLTGGRGTMIGAGIGAIVLGILEDGFNIIGVNAFAYQLILGLAILGAMILNVQLERVRSGRGGGSSGSFARLFMRTGGRRRGKEKS is encoded by the coding sequence TTGAGTCAGGCCCAGGAATTGGTCATCGCCCTCATCGGGGTCGCGCTGGTCATCTTCTTCAGCCTGTACTCTCCGGCCTTCGCCAGCATTTCGAACCTGTCGACGCTATCGTCCTACGTGGCACCGATCATGATCTTCGGCATTGCCGAAGTTTTCGTGCTCACGTTGGGCGAGATCGATCTGTCGGTCGGCGAGGTCTACGTCCTCTCGCCGTTCCTCGTGATCTACCTGCACGACGCAGGGCTCGGCGTGATCGGCGGCATCATCGGGACCCTGATCATCTGCGCCTTGATCGGATGCATCAACGGGCTGGTCACGGTGCGGCTCGGCGTACCGTCCTTCATCACCACCCTCGGAACTGTATTCGCCATCAAGGGGATAGTGCTGTTGGCATCCAACGGCATCCAGACGAACCCGGTCGGTACCGGATCCGTAGTGAGCATTTTCGGCGGATGGTCGTACTCGTCGATCATTTGGGCGCTCTGCATCGCCATCGTGGGCCACTTCGTCTTCCGACATACGAGTTTCGGCCTGCACATCACTGCGGTGGGGGGAAACAAGACGGCGTCCGGCGAGTCCGGCGTCAAGGTCGGCCGGGTCAAGGTCTGGTGCTTCATGTTGTGTTCGCTGCTTGGCGGACTCATCGGCGTCCTGGACGGCTACCGGATCGGAAGCCTCAACCCGGGAACCGACGGCCTGACCCTGATGTTCTACGGCGTTGCGGCCGCCGTCATCGGCGGAACATCGCTGACGGGCGGGCGCGGAACAATGATCGGTGCCGGCATCGGCGCGATAGTCCTGGGCATCCTTGAGGACGGCTTCAACATCATTGGCGTGAACGCCTTCGCTTACCAGCTCATTCTCGGCCTGGCCATCCTCGGCGCGATGATCTTGAACGTGCAGCTCGAACGAGTTCGGTCCGGCCGAGGCGGAGGATCGTCCGGTTCGTTCGCACGACTGTTCATGCGAACGGGCGGCCGTCGCCGCGGGAAGGAAAAGTCATGA